Proteins encoded in a region of the Quercus lobata isolate SW786 chromosome 8, ValleyOak3.0 Primary Assembly, whole genome shotgun sequence genome:
- the LOC115956766 gene encoding uncharacterized protein LOC115956766 codes for MVRTRSRAISPGHQESRDASSHPHPHRNRQSAPAMQPSSVYVQSMAAAMAELTRQNQELTREIHLRRQRYEAYREEQYQNQGDEKSDVLESQSRGTTSRRMPHLEREIDQMRKVMDEIRENMRRMNLVEDLVHRIDFPFTASINGHLLPPKFKMPSLDSYDGARDPFDHIATFKTTTHLQGVPDEIMCRAFPTTLKGPARVWFSKIPPNSVSSFEELSKLFVNNFIGGQRYKRSSSSLLTIEQGENESPQSFITRFNREALTVDDKLLLAAFHNRVNFDLFIHKLYTKEHQSMVELVHSTQNFMNAKDAIIAKKRKRAKRMDANPTHHSEQVPRPKKGWTKDKKDRDGKRAGPSARSQQYTPLNTPLEQVLMQIKDDPSLKWPEKMKRDPNKYNRNKYCRFHRDHGHDTDECYNLKQQIENLIR; via the coding sequence ATGGTTCGAACTAGATCGAGGGCTATTAGCCCAGGCCATCAAGAAAGCAGGGACGCTTCTAGCCATCCCCATCCCCATCGCAATCGTCAATCTGCACCTGCCATGCAACCATCCTCTGTTTATGTCCAATCCATGGCAGCTGCTATGGCAGAGTTAACTCGCCAGAACCAAGAACTGACAAGGGAGATTCATCTTAGGAGGCAACGGTATGAAGCATATAGGGAAGAACAATACCAAAACCAGGGAGATGAAAAAAGTGATGTGCTTGAAAGTCAATCAAGGGGCACCACATCAAGAAGGATGCCACActtggagagagagattgaCCAGATGAGGAAGGTTATGGACGAGATAAGGGAAAACATGAGAAGAATGAATCTTGTAGAGGATCTAGTTCACCGTATAGATTTCCCTTTCACAGCTTCCATCAATGGTCACCTCTTGCCTCCAAAATTTAAGATGCCTTCTTTGGATTCGTACGATGGAGCGCGTGACCCGTTTGATCACATTGCTACTTTTAAGACTACAACGCACCTTCAGGGAGTCCCCGACGAAAttatgtgtagagccttccctaccaccctcAAAGGTCCGGCACGAGTATGGTTCAGTAAAATACCCCCAAATTCGGTAAGTTCTTTCGAAGAGTTAAGTAAGTTGTTTGTTAATAACTTCATTGGGGGACAGAGATACAAGCGCTCTTCGTCCAGCCTATTGACCATAGAACAGGGGGAGAATGAAAGCCCGCAGTCCTTTATCACTCGTTTCAACAGGGAAGCCTTGACGGTGGATGATAAGTTATTACTAGCGGCCTTTCACAATAGggttaattttgatttattcaTCCACAAGCTTTATACAAAGGAGCACCAATCCATGGTTGAACTCGTCCATTCAACCCAGAACTTTATGAATGCAAAAGACGcgatcatagccaagaagaggaagagagctAAAAGAATGGATGCAAACCCCACACACCACTCCGAGCAAGTCCCTCGACCAAAAAAGGGATGGACAAAAGATAAAAAGGACCGGGATGGTAAAAGGGCTGGTCCTTCAGCACGGAGTCAACAATACACGCCACTAAACACACCACTTGAACaggtccttatgcaaatcaaggacgatcCTTCCTTGAAATGGCCagagaaaatgaagagagaTCCCAATAAGTACAATAGGAACAAGTATTGCCGCTTCCATAGAGACCATGGGCACGACACGGACGAATGTTACAATTTAAAACAGCagattgaaaatcttataagaTAA
- the LOC115955829 gene encoding peroxidase 3-like, whose product MGGIICFGIAILVLLGFLGSTQAQLQLGFYSKNCPKAEKIIQDFVNQHIHNAPSLAAALLRMHFHDCFVRGCDASLLLNSTSNNQAEKVAAPNLSVRGFDFIDRVKSLVEAECPGIVSCADIIALVARDSIVATGGPFWRVPTGRRDGTISNTSEALSNLPPPTGNFSTLQTLFSNQGLNLIDLVLLSGAHAIGVSHCSSFSYRLYNFTGVGDQDPALDPEYAANLKAKKCTNPNDNTTIVEMDPGSRKTFDLSYYSLLLKRRGLFESDNALASNPTTRTFVTQLLQGPIQNFYDEFAKSMEKMGRTNVKTGSTGEIRKQCAVVNS is encoded by the exons ATGGGGgggataatatgttttgggatAGCAATCTTAGTTCTTTTAGGATTTCTAGGCTCAACACAAGCTCAACTGCAGTTGGGTTTTTACTCTAAGAACTGCCCAAAAGCTGAGAAGATTATTCAAGACTTTGTTAACCAGCACATCCACAATGCTCCATCATTGGCAGCTGCCCTCTTAAGGATGCACTTCCATGACTGCTTTGTCAGG GGGTGTGATGCATCTTTGCTTCTGAACTCAACCTCAAATAACCAAGCGGAAAAGGTTGCTGCTCCAAATCTTTCAGTCAGAGGTTTTGACTTCATTGACAGAGTGAAGAGCCTAGTTGAAGCTGAATGTCCTGGCATAGTTTCTTGTGCAGATATCATTGCTTTGGTTGCAAGAGATTCTATTGTAGCCACA GGAGGTCCATTTTGGAGAGTCCCAACTGGTCGAAGAGATGGGACAATCTCTAATACGTCAGAAGCCTTGAGCAACCTCCCACCTCCAACTGGAAACTTCTCCACTCTTCAGACACTATTTTCCAACCAGGGTCTTAACTTAATTGACCTGGTCTTGCTCTCAG GTGCTCACGCCATTGGTGTGTCTCATTGTTCATCATTTTCATACCGCCTGTATAATTTCACTGGTGTGGGTGATCAGGACCCAGCTCTAGACCCTGAATATGCTGCCAATCTCAAGGCAAAAAAGTGCACAAATCCTAATGATAATACCACAATAGTTGAGATGGACCCTGGAAGTCGCAAAACATTTGACCTTAGCTACTACTCACTTCTACTTAAAAGACGAGGTCTGTTCGAATCCGATAATGCTTTAGCTTCGAACCCCACAACTAGGACTTTCGTCACCCAACTACTTCAAGGACCAATTCAAAATTTCTATGATGAATTTGCCAAGTCCATGGAGAAAATGGGTCGTACCAATGTTAAGACCGGGTCAACCGGTGAGATTAGGAAGCAATGTGCAGTAGTGAATAGctag
- the LOC115955828 gene encoding peroxidase 3-like, with the protein MGGIRCFGIAILVLIGFLGSTQAQLQLGFYSKNCPKAEKIIQDFVNQHIHNAPSLAAALIRMHFHDCFVRGCDASLLLNSTSNNQAEKVATPNLTVRGFDFIDRVKSLVEAECPGIVSCADIIALVARDSIVATGGPFWRVPTGRRDGTISNRSEALSDIPPPTGNFSTLQTLFSNVGLNLTDLVLLSGAHTIGVSHCSSFSARLYNFTGVGDQDPALDSEYAANLKAKKCTNPNDNTTIVEMDPGSRKTFDLGYYSNLLKRRGLFQSDSALTTNPTTKAFVTQLLQGPIQNFYDEFAKSMEKMGRINVKTGSTGEIRKQCAVVNS; encoded by the exons ATGGGGGGGATAAGATGTTTTGGGATAGCAATCTTAGTTCTTATAGGATTTCTAGGCTCAACACAAGCTCAACTGCAGTTGGGTTTTTACTCTAAGAACTGCCCAAAAGCTGAGAAGATTATTCAAGACTTTGTTAACCAGCACATCCACAATGCTCCATCATTGGCAGCTGCCCTCATAAGAATGCACTTCCATGACTGCTTTGTCAGG GGGTGTGATGCATCTTTGCTTCTGAACTCAACCTCAAATAACCAAGCGGAAAAGGTTGCTACTCCAAATCTGACAGTCAGAGGTTTTGACTTCATTGACAGAGTGAAGAGCCTAGTTGAAGCTGAATGTCCTGGCATAGTTTCTTGTGCAGATATCATTGCTTTGGTTGCAAGGGATTCTATTGTGGCCACG GGAGGTCCATTTTGGAGAGTCCCAACTGGTCGAAGAGATGGGACAATCTCTAATAGGTCAGAAGCCTTGAGCGACATCCCACCTCCAACTGGAAACTTCTCCACTCTCCAGACACTATTTTCCAACGTGGGTCTTAACTTAACTGACCTGGTCTTGCTCTCAG GTGCTCACACCATTGGTGTGTCTCATTGTTCATCATTTTCAGCCCGTCTGTATAATTTCACTGGTGTGGGTGATCAGGACCCAGCTCTAGACTCTGAATATGCTGCCAATCTCAAGGCAAAAAAGTGTACAAATCCTAATGATAATACCACAATAGTTGAGATGGACCCTGGAAGTCGCAAAACATTTGACCTTGGCTACTACTCAAATCTACTTAAAAGACGAGGTCTGTTCCAATCCGATTCTGCTTTAACTACAAACCCCACAACTAAGGCTTTCGTCACCCAACTACTTCAAGGACCAATTCAAAATTTCTATGATGAATTTGCCAAGTCCATGGAGAAAATGGGCCGTATCAATGTTAAGACTGGGTCTACCGGTGAGATTAGGAAGCAATGTGCAGTAGTGAATAGctag
- the LOC115955961 gene encoding uncharacterized protein LOC115955961, with the protein MRVVVVTRTLEFVMEVGLQEPVLEIKMKIEQFLGVPVASQTLSVSGWELMDGLDMEDYPIVTEGTKIDLTFKSMIILPPLNHCSKIQILVKFSSRQFNIEVDTTETVRSLKEKIHIIDGTPIKRMSLFYCGIELQEDYRNLTEYGIHEFSEIIVFVKAINRLRDEPPSKRLSLVVQTSSSLLNAASIPVELKDSCTVNDLRQLLLSKKILPIDDYLFIHKQRIMRDNCSLRWHGVENGDPLYVFKGTISRNGY; encoded by the coding sequence ATGAGGGTAGTCGTTGTTACAAGGACACTCGAATTTGTAATGGAAGTGGGTCTCCAAGAACCTGTTCTTGAAATTAAAATGAAGATAGAACAATTTTTAGGTGTCCCTGTGGCTTCACAAACTCTCTCAGTATCTGGATGGGAGTTGATGGATGGACTTGACATGGAAGACTATCCAATTGTCACTGAAGGTACAAAAATTGACCTCACCTTCAAATCCATGATTATATTACCTCCGTTAAACCATTgtagtaaaatccaaattttagtGAAATTCTCATCTAGGCAGTTTAACATAGAGGTAGACACAACAGAAACTGTGCGTAGTCTAAAAGAGAAAATTCACATCATTGATGGCACACCCATCAAAAGAATGTCACTTTTCTATTGTGGGATAGAATTACAAGAAGACTATCGCAATCTTACTGAGTATGGCATACACGAATTCTCAGAAATAATTGTGTTCGTCAAGGCCATAAATCGTCTAAGGGATGAACCTCCATCGAAAAGACTAAGTTTAGTGGTGCAAACTTCTTCTAGTTTGCTTAATGCAGCCAGCATTCCTGTGGAATTGAAGGATTCATGCACTGTAAATGACTTGAGGCAATTATTattgagcaaaaaaattcttccCATTGATGATTATTTGTTTATACACAAGCAGAGGATTATGCGTGACAATTGCAGCCTCCGGTGGCATGGTGTTGAAAATGGGGACCCTCTCTATGTGTTCAAAGGAACTATCAGTAGAAATGGATATTGA